The Calderihabitans maritimus genome contains a region encoding:
- a CDS encoding transposase, producing the protein MARKHELNPNMVNRWVRTYKVVGEKNFLDGKTPLKNRTTAIYSEQEYKEIVKENEKLKKLLGEKDLEIEFLRDLLKKQTHT; encoded by the coding sequence GTGGCCCGTAAACATGAACTCAACCCAAATATGGTTAACAGATGGGTTAGAACCTATAAAGTGGTAGGAGAAAAGAACTTCCTTGATGGCAAAACCCCTTTAAAGAACCGTACCACCGCCATCTATAGCGAACAGGAATACAAGGAAATAGTCAAAGAAAACGAAAAATTAAAAAAGCTGCTCGGAGAAAAAGACCTGGAAATCGAATTTCTCCGTGATCTCTTAAAAAAACAAACCCACACTTGA
- a CDS encoding IS3 family transposase, with translation MDIHGNPVSDEQIKEYIIELIEGEGYAYGYHKLTICLRRKYKLVINKKKVYRLCKELDVLKPQRRVKRKHPRRVARNRTVTASNQLWERMSSMATYVGKIAFSFSWP, from the coding sequence GTGGATATTCATGGCAACCCAGTTTCAGACGAACAAATCAAAGAATACATCATAGAACTAATCGAAGGAGAAGGTTATGCCTATGGCTACCACAAGCTGACAATCTGTTTGCGCCGAAAATACAAACTCGTAATTAACAAAAAGAAGGTTTACCGACTATGTAAAGAGTTGGACGTTTTAAAGCCACAGCGACGGGTAAAACGTAAACATCCCAGAAGAGTGGCCAGAAATCGAACCGTTACAGCCTCAAACCAGCTTTGGGAAAGGATGTCAAGTATGGCTACATATGTGGGGAAGATCGCTTTTTCTTTTTCATGGCCATAA
- a CDS encoding integrase core domain-containing protein produces the protein MEHERLPFKTPNKNAHIEAFHRILEEECLSLYEFQSYAEAYQVVTEFIKYYNDTRIHSSINYLSPREFHKAFIQNSAKRSVIKA, from the coding sequence TTGGAGCATGAACGGTTACCCTTTAAAACTCCAAACAAGAATGCTCATATAGAAGCATTTCACAGGATTTTAGAGGAAGAATGCCTGTCTTTATACGAATTTCAAAGCTACGCAGAAGCCTATCAAGTAGTTACAGAATTTATTAAGTACTATAACGATACACGAATCCACTCCAGTATTAATTATCTATCGCCAAGGGAGTTTCATAAAGCATTTATCCAAAATTCTGCAAAACGCTCAGTAATTAAGGCATAG